TCGTGAGGGGCGTTAATTCCCTCCAATCGATTGGAGGATTCATTGGATTCAATGATCGCAGTCTGTTTTAGACTTTCCAAAATTTCGGGGGACTGTCGAGTGTAAAGCTCCTGTTTTCCACGGCACTCTCCAATGGCGCGGAGTGTTGCCAGTTGATTGGAATCAAATGTGAGCGCAATTAAATAGTTAGAATCGAGTGAATGCATATCATTTTTCCAACAATAAGGTAATTTACCATATAAATAGGGTAACATCAATATAATTTTACCCCATTTATACTCTGGTTTACCCTATTTTAGACACAAACTCCAAGATTTCATCAATTTGGGTGAGCTGAAAAACACCCCGAATTCCCTGAGGATGGAAATTGGTAAAAGGACGATTAATGAGATTCTCTTTTTCGACTTTCCCTTGATTGAGAATAAAGGTCTTGATGATCTGAAGAAATTCCACCTGGTTCGCGGAATAGTCATTATGATGAGCGATAAAGTCGTCAAAAGCTTGCGCAATGACTTCGGAGCGGGATTGAAGTTTTTGGATTCCTAAAATATAACGGATAAAGTCGATAAAATGAGCGTTTTTGTTATCATAGACACGTTGCAAGACCTCCTCAGTGACATACGGATCTTCACTCCTGAGAAGTTCGGCCAGGCGCGAAATATCGTAGTCATCAACCGGCTCTCCTCTTTTAAGTTTTTGCAAAACCTCATTTCCAATTAAAAGGCTATTGATTTTCTCTTCGACTTTGTGACGATACTCTAATACTGTAGCTCGTTCCATTTCCGGACCGAATTCGACCCACTCTCTGACCAGAATAATATCTTCCAGATTGAGCTTTTCCATTTCGTTTATCTTTTTTTGCCGGTGTTTCATTAAACCACGCAAACGGACACGAACCTCTTCGAGACATTCTTCAGAAAGCGCTGCCCAAAACCTTTCTTCTTTAATTTTTCTGATCGTCTCTTCTTCTGCACGAATCTGATTAAGGGTCAAAGGGAGTGCGTCTATTTTCTCGCGAATGGTCTCTTTCATCCTATTTAGAGTTTCATCATCTCTATCCAATAACGCAGTTTGGGTCACGATGATATCGATATCAAAGCGGAGGGCATCGAAATCCTCCGCAGAACGGGTCCGCATTAAGGGGAGTATATTCTTTCGGAGATTCTCGATTTCATGGAGTCCGAACCCATACCAAGCAGTCTCTTCAGCAACAACAGACAATTCCTGGGTTTTTTCTTTTACCCGAACCGTCCCTTTGGGCAGGGAGGCAATATCCGCCCGGATCCCTGAAATGGTCTTTTCAAGTACAAGTTGGTCTCCCACCGTCAGGGCCGAAGTCGCCTTATCAAGCCGAACTCCAAAAAGCCTCTCCGGTACAGAAAGAGTGGGAGAGGGTTCTTTGCCAGGTGGATTCATTTGGAAATAGGCAAAGTTTTTCCAGTGATCGATAATGAGAAAATAAGCTTTATTCTCACCCTGGCCGAAAAGGTTTGGGCAAAGCCGCGTTCCCCTCCCTATCATTTGCCAAAACTTGGCGCGCGAGAAGACGGGCTTGGCAAAAACCAGGTTCACCACTTCCGGAATATCGATTCCAGTATCGAGCATATCGACCGAGATGGCGACTTTTAGCGGATCCTTTGGGTCTTTAAATTGATCGATCAATCCCCCTTCTGTTCCGGCACGGGGATCATGTGAGTCAATCACTCTGGCCAGCCTCCCTTTATATTCGGGATAGAGCTGGTTAAAATGTTCTTCCAAACGCAACGCGTGCTGATGGGAAATCGCAAAGATAATTGATTTTCCTGGACGGGTCCCGGTCTCATCTTTGATGCACTGTTCCATAAACTCACGAACAATCAGTTCATTGGTGCCGGAATTGGTGACCTGTTTTTCGAGGTCTGTTCCTTCAAAATCAATATCTTCCAGGTCTTTTCCCTCTTCGATCAGCTTTTTCTGGATTTGAACCGGAAGTTGTCCCGCTTTAATCCCTTCAAGTTGAAACCGGGATTGAATTGATAACACTTTAAATGGAACCAGGTAAGGAGGAGAGTTGTTTACCGCTTCTTCAAGTGTATAGTTGAAAGTTGGATCTTCGTTAGGAGTTTCAAAAAGCTGAAAAGTGTTACGGTCGATATATTCAACGGGAGTAGCAGTGAGGCCCAACTGATAAGCATCAAAATGGTCCAGAATTTCTTTATAGCGATTATAGATACTTCGATGGGATTCATCCGCCACAACCATATCAAAATAACCTGGAGAAATCGTCGGGTAAAGGCTGTGCATTGTCGGATAGGTGGAGAGATAAACTCTTTTTTCTGGCAACGGCTCTTTTGAAGAGATACGCGCCCAGGTTGCGTTGGGAAGATGTTCCTTGAAGGCATTGCGAGCCTGTTTGAGGAGTTCATTCCGATCGGCCAGAAAAAGAATCCGTTTCACCCAATTGCATCGCATTAAAACATCGATCAATGCAATGGCGACACGAGTTTTGCCGGTGCCAGTGGCCATCACCAGCAAAGCTTTTCGATGTCCTTGAGTGAGTGTTTCTAAAACCCTCCGGATTGCTTCAATTTGATAGGGCCGCCCGACGATCTTTGTATCGATTAGAGTGGTTGAAAGGGGTTTACGTTCTAGATTTTGGAATCGGACCCGTTCCAGGTCGGCTTGGGTATAGAACCCATAGATCTTTCTGGGCGGGTAACGGGAATCATCCCAGAAAAAGAGGTTATTCCCGTTAGTGTAAAAAATAAAGGGACGAGGATGTCCCATTTTTTCGAGGCCATCCGCATACTGTTTAGCCTGTTCCCTCCCAATTTCAGCATCGACGGTTGACCGTTTGGCTTCGACCACTGCCAGCGGTGAACCATCCCGGGCAAAAAGGAGGTAGTCACAAAACCCGGTTTTCGACAATGAACCGAATTGATGAAGAATCGGATGTTCGGAAGTGACCAGAGCAGGATCTTTTACATTCCATCCAGAAGCTTTTAATCGCTTGTCGATGATCTCCTGCCGGGTTTGCGCTTCGGACATCGGGCCCCTTTAAATTTACAAATAAAACTCTTTTCATTATAAATAGTTAGAACCTATTTGCAAACGGGATTTTTGTTAACGGCAGGCCTAAAGAACTCATGATTCCAGATTCAACGTTTACAGGTAACCCTGGACGGGCTCCTAGGAATTTCCACGCGGCGCGTGGAGAATTTCTGTGATCTTCAACAGCAGAGGAAAAGAAAGATCAAATTGTCTCATATAAATGGTTACACCAATTCAAGCCGAACTTTCCGGCCGACAATGGCAGCAGCACGTGTTAACGTTGCCAAGGTCACGCTTTCATTATCTGGGTCTAACAACCGGTCAAGCTGAGCCCGGCTTGTTTCCATGCGGCGTGCCATTTCTATTTTTGTAATTTTCCGTTGCTTCATGGCTTGTTCAAGTTGCCATGCCAAGACACGCTTGATTGCCGTAGCCTGCAC
The genomic region above belongs to Nitrospirota bacterium and contains:
- a CDS encoding cell filamentation protein Fic codes for the protein MHSLDSNYLIALTFDSNQLATLRAIGECRGKQELYTRQSPEILESLKQTAIIESNESSNRLEGINAPHDRIEALVLKTTTPKNRSEQEIAGYRDTLALIHESGKYMQFNSNV
- a CDS encoding DEAD/DEAH box helicase family protein; this translates as MSEAQTRQEIIDKRLKASGWNVKDPALVTSEHPILHQFGSLSKTGFCDYLLFARDGSPLAVVEAKRSTVDAEIGREQAKQYADGLEKMGHPRPFIFYTNGNNLFFWDDSRYPPRKIYGFYTQADLERVRFQNLERKPLSTTLIDTKIVGRPYQIEAIRRVLETLTQGHRKALLVMATGTGKTRVAIALIDVLMRCNWVKRILFLADRNELLKQARNAFKEHLPNATWARISSKEPLPEKRVYLSTYPTMHSLYPTISPGYFDMVVADESHRSIYNRYKEILDHFDAYQLGLTATPVEYIDRNTFQLFETPNEDPTFNYTLEEAVNNSPPYLVPFKVLSIQSRFQLEGIKAGQLPVQIQKKLIEEGKDLEDIDFEGTDLEKQVTNSGTNELIVREFMEQCIKDETGTRPGKSIIFAISHQHALRLEEHFNQLYPEYKGRLARVIDSHDPRAGTEGGLIDQFKDPKDPLKVAISVDMLDTGIDIPEVVNLVFAKPVFSRAKFWQMIGRGTRLCPNLFGQGENKAYFLIIDHWKNFAYFQMNPPGKEPSPTLSVPERLFGVRLDKATSALTVGDQLVLEKTISGIRADIASLPKGTVRVKEKTQELSVVAEETAWYGFGLHEIENLRKNILPLMRTRSAEDFDALRFDIDIIVTQTALLDRDDETLNRMKETIREKIDALPLTLNQIRAEEETIRKIKEERFWAALSEECLEEVRVRLRGLMKHRQKKINEMEKLNLEDIILVREWVEFGPEMERATVLEYRHKVEEKINSLLIGNEVLQKLKRGEPVDDYDISRLAELLRSEDPYVTEEVLQRVYDNKNAHFIDFIRYILGIQKLQSRSEVIAQAFDDFIAHHNDYSANQVEFLQIIKTFILNQGKVEKENLINRPFTNFHPQGIRGVFQLTQIDEILEFVSKIG
- a CDS encoding XRE family transcriptional regulator → MKGKKHIGSLFDDFLKEEGIYEEVQATAIKRVLAWQLEQAMKQRKITKIEMARRMETSRAQLDRLLDPDNESVTLATLTRAAAIVGRKVRLELV